A single window of Pontibacillus chungwhensis DNA harbors:
- a CDS encoding DUF4317 domain-containing protein produces the protein MDKKDIAGIRRQLKVDNDLLKIQNIFNVYIMRETTEIYHHQSQPFELLEREQQELFMNNFKKLLTGQLDEKLFELKFQREAENHAQLILHKGLLTNNVQDWMQEMLYMTEKMIAERPYEHDVVITFVRAEYLKPTRRGGGESEESDRDTVYSHPFILCSVNKTQDPKKEYQFDYVQKEFKYNIEVDPVVDLNTPMGGFLFPTFTNHTADVNHILYASGKAHEPDLHFVEEVLNGEEPMTAMEDKAVFEEVIRDVVGDQMNPSTLGNVYREVNQVVEDHEEGDEPPKLDYKDVERVLTMSGVEQEKIDSEKIKESFKKYTENDNYELKASSIVPKYKSKSIKINTKLANISISPQDLEHVKQVNFDGRRYLMIELEEDAEIEGFKMLPEAFGGASKAEVNEEGDS, from the coding sequence ATGGATAAGAAGGATATCGCCGGAATTCGCCGGCAGCTGAAAGTCGATAATGACCTATTAAAGATCCAGAACATCTTTAACGTCTATATTATGAGGGAAACAACTGAGATCTATCACCACCAGAGCCAGCCCTTTGAACTGCTAGAGCGAGAACAGCAGGAATTATTTATGAACAACTTCAAGAAATTGCTCACAGGACAGCTTGATGAGAAATTATTTGAACTTAAGTTTCAAAGAGAGGCCGAAAACCATGCGCAGCTCATCCTACATAAAGGCCTCTTAACCAATAATGTTCAGGACTGGATGCAGGAAATGCTCTATATGACAGAGAAAATGATCGCAGAACGCCCCTATGAACATGATGTCGTCATTACGTTCGTCCGGGCAGAATATCTGAAACCGACACGCAGAGGCGGTGGAGAATCGGAAGAAAGCGATCGTGATACCGTCTACTCTCATCCCTTCATTCTCTGTAGCGTAAATAAAACACAAGACCCTAAGAAAGAATATCAATTTGACTATGTGCAGAAAGAATTTAAGTACAACATCGAAGTCGACCCTGTGGTTGATCTGAATACCCCAATGGGAGGTTTCCTCTTCCCTACGTTCACGAATCACACAGCTGATGTGAACCATATTCTTTATGCTTCTGGAAAAGCTCATGAGCCGGATCTTCATTTCGTAGAAGAAGTGTTAAACGGAGAAGAGCCGATGACAGCGATGGAAGATAAGGCGGTCTTTGAGGAAGTCATTCGTGATGTTGTTGGGGACCAAATGAATCCCTCTACGCTTGGAAACGTCTACCGGGAGGTTAACCAGGTTGTTGAAGATCACGAGGAGGGGGATGAGCCTCCGAAGCTCGATTACAAAGACGTTGAACGGGTCCTCACAATGAGCGGTGTCGAACAAGAGAAAATTGATTCTGAGAAGATTAAAGAATCCTTTAAGAAGTACACAGAAAACGATAACTATGAATTAAAAGCAAGCAGTATTGTACCGAAATACAAATCAAAATCCATTAAAATCAATACAAAGCTCGCCAATATTTCAATCAGTCCTCAAGACTTAGAGCACGTCAAACAAGTCAACTTCGACGGAAGACGTTATCTAATGATTGAGCTAGAAGAAGACGCAGAGATCGAAGGCTTTAAGATGTTACCAGAAGCCTTTGGCGGAGCTTCAAAAGCAGAAGTTAATGAAGAGGGAGACAGTTAA
- a CDS encoding ATP-dependent helicase: MDFFTRMEEATGVRLNEVQQEAVVHTDGPLLLLASPGSGKTTTLNMKIGYLLLEKKVRPDRIMAITFSKQSAQDMSERFDEFFSELTNDKVHFSTIHSFAFKVVREALRKEGQDFQLIEGQINEGEWKKGFDGQHVPLHKKFILKKLFEDENGTQISDDEMDELMTYISFVKNRMLTGKELYKVKANVKNAASIYESYERFKKEYTHSLLLDFDDMLTYCHQSLLDDPEILNRYQQQFEYILTDESQDNSVVQHEIVELLAKPQDNLCVVADDDQSIFMWRGSDVTKLLQFEKTYPDATVLTMSQNYRSSVEIVEVSNQFIKRNQNRFHKEMFTENPSANPIAIKAMRSYEDQLKYVTEQVKKSSPEEEVAVLYRNNASAVPLADKLSKAGIDFYMKDIDAKFFKHWIVEDILNFMRLTYNDRRADILERIHTKFNAYITKRQIAFLKNRQSQESVFDLLLETELPSYQKKNVTQAKKLFAEMNKMEPARAIRVIRDRLGYDKAIQKMVEKFGFNGEHLFTVLDTLEEIAEGLGSLKGFADRLKELEQLVQTSKYNKQTCSLTLTTFHSAKGLEYDKVYMIDLINGVVPSKDDMDQYRKKEYGPMEEAVRLFYVGMTRARTHLELLTYGYKGQERVSESQFVTNVRRIAKFPDEKRAVTRRKKPAPDLSDESLLGWDEIEVGKSVEHQKFGAGVIKEYGGDAITIQFDEIGYKEFNAEICIDNGILRKRS; this comes from the coding sequence ATGGATTTCTTTACAAGAATGGAAGAGGCAACAGGAGTTCGATTGAATGAGGTGCAACAAGAGGCTGTCGTGCATACGGATGGCCCTCTGCTGCTGTTAGCTTCGCCAGGGTCAGGGAAGACAACAACTCTTAATATGAAGATCGGGTACTTGTTACTAGAGAAGAAAGTTAGGCCGGATCGCATTATGGCGATTACGTTTAGTAAGCAATCGGCTCAGGATATGTCAGAGCGTTTTGATGAGTTTTTCTCTGAATTAACGAATGATAAAGTTCATTTCTCCACCATTCACAGCTTCGCTTTCAAGGTGGTCCGGGAGGCTTTAAGGAAAGAAGGGCAAGACTTTCAGCTAATCGAAGGACAGATTAATGAGGGCGAGTGGAAGAAAGGATTTGACGGTCAACATGTGCCGCTCCATAAGAAATTTATCCTGAAGAAGCTCTTTGAAGATGAGAACGGGACACAAATCTCTGATGATGAGATGGACGAGCTGATGACCTATATTAGTTTTGTGAAGAATCGCATGCTTACCGGGAAAGAGCTTTATAAAGTGAAAGCGAACGTGAAGAATGCAGCTTCTATTTACGAATCGTATGAGCGGTTTAAGAAGGAGTATACCCACTCCCTGTTGCTCGACTTTGACGATATGCTCACCTATTGTCATCAGAGTTTGTTGGATGACCCTGAGATTCTAAATCGATATCAGCAACAGTTTGAGTATATCTTAACGGATGAGAGTCAGGATAATTCCGTCGTTCAGCATGAGATTGTTGAACTGCTTGCTAAGCCTCAAGATAACTTATGTGTCGTAGCCGACGATGACCAGTCGATCTTCATGTGGCGGGGGTCTGATGTGACGAAGCTTCTTCAATTTGAGAAGACGTATCCTGATGCTACGGTCTTGACGATGTCACAGAATTATCGGTCATCTGTTGAGATTGTTGAAGTCTCTAATCAGTTTATTAAGCGGAATCAGAACCGATTTCACAAAGAAATGTTCACAGAGAACCCTTCAGCTAACCCGATTGCGATTAAAGCAATGCGTAGCTATGAGGACCAGCTGAAGTATGTAACGGAGCAGGTGAAAAAGAGCAGCCCAGAAGAAGAGGTCGCTGTTCTGTATAGAAATAACGCCTCTGCTGTGCCCCTTGCTGATAAGCTCAGTAAAGCTGGGATCGACTTCTACATGAAAGATATTGATGCGAAGTTCTTCAAGCACTGGATTGTTGAGGACATTCTGAACTTCATGAGGCTTACGTACAATGATCGCCGGGCGGATATTCTAGAAAGAATTCATACGAAGTTTAATGCGTATATCACCAAGAGGCAGATCGCGTTTCTTAAGAATCGACAAAGTCAGGAATCCGTATTTGATCTCCTTCTTGAAACAGAGCTTCCTTCTTATCAGAAGAAAAACGTGACCCAGGCGAAGAAGCTATTCGCTGAAATGAACAAGATGGAACCAGCCAGAGCGATCCGTGTTATTCGTGACAGACTCGGATACGATAAAGCGATTCAGAAGATGGTAGAGAAGTTTGGCTTTAACGGGGAACATCTATTTACGGTTCTAGATACGCTTGAGGAGATTGCAGAAGGTCTGGGTTCTTTAAAAGGATTCGCTGACCGTTTGAAAGAACTTGAGCAGTTGGTCCAGACATCTAAATATAATAAACAGACGTGTTCGCTTACGCTGACAACGTTCCATAGTGCAAAAGGGCTTGAGTATGACAAAGTGTATATGATCGACTTGATTAACGGAGTGGTACCTTCTAAAGATGATATGGACCAGTACCGTAAGAAGGAATATGGGCCGATGGAGGAAGCGGTGCGTCTCTTCTATGTAGGGATGACCCGTGCCAGAACGCATTTGGAGCTGTTAACCTATGGCTATAAAGGGCAAGAACGTGTGTCAGAGTCCCAGTTCGTCACAAATGTAAGGCGTATTGCCAAGTTCCCTGATGAGAAGAGAGCTGTGACAAGACGGAAAAAGCCAGCCCCTGATTTATCAGATGAGAGCTTACTTGGCTGGGATGAAATTGAGG
- a CDS encoding UPF0158 family protein produces MKVNLQTIAENAEINDGDVNIYLDKETGQLVKITHDEIRDAKDEKPVDHLPDWQQENRKWADLFVADEDGRFVELPTPRDLDEYRVMESFAQSVEDEEKGNKLLRAIRGRGAFRRFKDMVGDLGLEEDWVAYRETQFLKVAKRWCEDEGIPYES; encoded by the coding sequence ATGAAAGTGAACCTTCAAACCATTGCAGAAAACGCAGAAATAAATGATGGCGATGTAAATATCTATCTAGACAAAGAGACAGGTCAATTGGTCAAGATTACACATGATGAGATTCGTGATGCAAAAGATGAAAAACCAGTTGATCATTTACCTGATTGGCAGCAAGAAAACCGCAAATGGGCTGACTTGTTTGTAGCTGATGAGGATGGCCGCTTCGTAGAATTGCCCACACCTCGTGACCTGGACGAGTACAGGGTGATGGAATCCTTTGCTCAATCGGTAGAGGATGAAGAGAAAGGAAACAAGTTACTCCGCGCCATCCGTGGACGAGGAGCTTTCCGTCGCTTTAAAGATATGGTCGGGGATCTGGGCCTTGAGGAAGATTGGGTTGCTTACCGCGAAACTCAATTTCTCAAAGTCGCTAAGAGATGGTGTGAGGATGAAGGAATTCCTTACGAATCCTAA